In the Streptomyces fradiae ATCC 10745 = DSM 40063 genome, GCGTGTGGTCCGCGCACGTGCTGGGTGTGCGCGGACGCGGCTCACAGGGACGATGCCACGGGGAGGGGTTTCGCACCAGGTCTGCCCACCCATGGTCGGCTTGTTGAACATGTGGTGTCACCACGGGTGAACGGTTGCTGAACGCCTCCCGCCGGCGGCTCGGCGGGTGGCAGGGTGAGCGCCATGAGCGGTCGTGAGCTGGTGCGTTCCATGTGGGTGTTCGGCAGGGTGCGGGGTCCTCGGGCGCTGCGCTCGGTGTGGCGTCAGCGGCGGGCGGATGCCGCGGGGCTGCCGCGGCGGGGGCCCGAGCGGGCGCGGGTGCCGGGTCGGGTGGTGGGGGCGGAGCCGCTGCCGGGCGGGGGGATCGTGCGGTTCGCGCGGTCGGAGCTGCGGGTGTGCGTGACGGCGGGGGCGGCGGTGTTCTGGGGGTGGGACGGGGCGGAGCCGCTGCCGTCGTACGCGCTGGCGGGTGAGGTGCCGGAGCCGGACGGGCGCGTGGTGCTGGAGCCGGACACGGAGGGCGGCTGGCGGGTGGTGGCCGAGCGGGTGACGGTGGCGGTGTCGCGCAACGGCGCGGTGGAGGTGCGGACGCCGGGCGGGGTGGTGCTGCGGCGGGAGCTGCCGCCGCGCTGGTGGGAGCCGGTGGGCGGGGGCGGGGCGCGGTGGGTGCAGCGGTCGGAGGTCCCGGCGGACGCCCGGTTCTTCGGGCTGGGCGGGCGGGCGGCGGGGCCCCGGCTGCCGGAGGGGACGTACCGGCTGTGGAACTCCGATCCGCGGGGGGCGTTCGGGCCGGGGACCGATCCGCTGTACCTCACGATGCCGGTGCAGTGGGTGGTGGCGGACGCGGGGACGCACCTGGCGTTCTACGACAGCACGTGGGACGGGCGGGTGTCGCTGCGGGAGGGCGGTGAGGGCGCGGGGTCGGGGCACGACCGGCCGGGGCTGAGCGAGGTGCGGATGGACGGGGGGCCGCTGCGCTGCTGGGTGGTGGTGGGGTCGCCGGCGCGGATCGCGCACGGGTGGGCGCAGCTCACGGGTGCTCCGGCGGTGCCGCCGTCGTGGGCGCTGGGGCCGCAGCACGCGCGGTGGGGGTTCGGGAGCGCCGAGGAGGTGCGGCGGGTGGTGGCCGGGTACCGGGAGCGGGGGCTGCCGTTGTCGGCGGTGCACCTGGACATCGACCACTACGAGGGGCACCGGGTGTTCACGGTGGACCGGGAGCGGTTCCCGGATCTGCCGGGGCTGGCGGCCGAGCTGCGGGAGCGGGGGGTGCGGCTGGTGTCGATCGTGGACCCGGCGGTGAAGGCGGAGCCGGGCGGGGCGGTGTACGGGAGCGGCGCGCGGGTGGGGGCGCGGGGGGCCTTCGTGCGGGACGCGCGCGGGGAGGTGGTGCGGGGGGTGGTGTGGCCGGGTGAGTGCGTGTATCCGGACTTCACCGACCCTCAGGTGCGCCGGTGGTGGGGCGGGCTGTACGCGGAGCGGCTGGAGCAGGGCTTCTCGGGGGTGTGGCACGACATGAACGAGCCGGTGTCGTTCACGCCGTTCGGGGACATGACGCTGCCGCGGTCGGCCCGGCACTCCCTGGAGGGCCGGGGCGGTGACCACCGGGAGGCGCACAACGTGTACGGGCTGGCGATGGCGCGCGCCGGATACGAGGGGCTGGCGCGGCTGCGGCCGGAGGAGCGGCCGTTCCTGTTCTCCCGGTCCGGCTGGGCGGGGATGCAGCGGTACGGCGGCACGTGGTCGGGGGACGTGGCGACGGGGTGGCCGGGGCTGCGGGCGTCGCTGGCCCTGGTGCTGGGGCTGGGGCTGTGCGGGGTGCCGTACTCGGGTCCCGACGTGGGCGGTTTCGACGGCCATCCGTCGCCCGAGCTGTATCTGCGGTGGCTGCAGCTGGGGGCGTGGCTGCCGCTGTTCCGTACGCACTCGGCGATCGACGCGGGGCGGCGGGAGCCGTGGGAGTTCGGCGCGGAGGCGCTGGAGCACGCGCGCGAGGCGATGGCGGAGCGGGAGCGGTTGCGGCCGTACTTCGTGACGCTGGCGCGGCTGGCCCGGCTGACGGGGGCGCCGTACGCGCGCCCGCTGTGGTGGGCGGCGCCGGAGGACCGGCGCCTGCGGGACTGCGGGGACGCGTTCCTGCTGGGGGACGCGCTGCTGGTGGCGCCGGTGCTGGCGCGGGGCGCGCGGCGGCGGGTGGTGCGGCTGCCGCGGGGCCGCTGGTACGACGTGGCGACGGAGCGGGCGTACGAGGGGCCGGGGCTGGTGCTGGTGGACGCGCCGCTGTCGCGGGTGCCGGTGCTGGCGCGGGCGGGGGCGGTGGTTCCGGTGCGGGGTGCCGGCGGGGCGGTGGAGCTGGAGGTGTGGGCGCCGGCTTCCGACCGGGCGGGGGGCGGTCTCCTCGTGCGGGACACCGGTGACGGGTGGGACCCGGCGGAGGTGGAGCGGTACGTGTCGCGGTGGAAGGGCGGCGAGGTGCGGGTGGAGCGTGTGACGGGCGAGGGGACGGTGGCCGTGGGGCCGGAGGGGGTGCGGGTGCGGGGGCTGGGCGGGGCGGGGTAGCGGGGCGGGCGGTGCCGGGCGGGCGGCGCGGGTGTGGGGGCTGCGGGGGGCTGGAACGGTGCGGGTGCGGTGGTTGCGGGGGGGGGGCGGTGCGGGTGTGGGGCGGTCGCTCGTGCGTCGTCGGGCGTTCGTACCGGGCGGGTGGCCGTTCCCGCTTTCCAGGCGGGCGACCGTGCTGGGCGGGCGCTCCTACCGGCTCGGGTGTGCGTAGTGGCCGGCGAACCACTTGCGGGCGGCCTCGGTGTGGAGGGGGAAGGCGAGGCGGGCCGGTGCGTACAGGATGTGGTGGCCGCTGGTCTCGGCGGTCGGCGCGGAGGGCGGCAGCGCGCTCGCGGGGCGCTCCGGGAGCAGGCCGAAGAGGAGGAGGTGCCCGCCGGGCGAGCTCATGGCGTCGGCCAGGCGGACGTCGTGGGCGGGCGCCTCGATGCCGGTCTCCTCGCACAGCTCGCGGACGACGGCGCCGCGCCAGTCCTCGGCGTGGTCGATGAAGCCGCCGGGGAGGGCGACTCCGCCGCGCTCGGGCTCGATGGTGCGGGTGATGACGACGAGGCCGGTGCCGCGCGGTCCGGTGACGGGCAGGAGGGCGACCGCCACGGGGAGGGGGTTGCGGTAGGTGGGGATGGCGCAGGAGGGGCAGGTGCGGGGCCAGGGGCCGTCGGGGTCGGCGAACGGGGTGCCGCAGTGGGCGCAATGGGTGGGGTGCACGGGGCGCACTGTACCGAGGGCCGGGCCGGGGGTAGACGGGGTGGCATGAAGGGAACTGCCGCCGGTGCGCGGGGTGCGGTCGCCGCTGTCGTCCTGGGGGCCCTGGCCCTCGCTCCCCCGGCGGCCGGGACGGTGGCGGGTCCGGCGGCGGTCCGTGAGGCCGCGTCGGGTGGGGGCGTGCTCGGCGGTCGCGCGCTTGGCGGGGACGTGGGCGGTGGGGACGTGGGCGGTGGGAGCGGGCTCGCGGGGGCGGCGGGGAGTGGGGCGGTGCGCGGGGGGACGGCGGGTGGGGTCGTGGCGGAGGGTGCGGGGGCGGGCACGTTCGTGGAGTTGCGGGCGGTGGACCCGACGGTCCTCCAGGAGATGCGGTACGCCACGGCGCACACCTTCGTGGGGACCCCGGTGGACGGGTACCGGGCACCGGTGTGCCTGCTGACGCGGCCCGCCGCCCGTGCGCTGCACCGGGCGCAGGCGCGGCTGCTGCGGCGCGGCCTGTCGCTGAAGGTGTACGACTGCTACCGGCCGCAGCGGGCCGTGGACCACTTCGTGCGGTGGGCGCGGGACCCGGCGGACCAGCGGATGAAGGCCGCCTTCTATCCGCGCGTGGACAAGGCGCGGCTGTTCGCGGACGGGTACGTCGCCGAGCGGTCCGGGCACAGCCGCGGCTCGACGGTGGACGTCACGCTGGTGCGGCTGCCGAGGGAGCCGGCGCGTCCGTACGTACCGGGAGAGCCGCTGGTGGACTGTACGGCGCCGCGGGAGGCGCGGTTCCCGGACGACTCGGTGGACATGGGTACGGCCTTCGACTGCTTCGACCCGCTGTCGCACACCGACGACCCGCGCGTGCGGGGCGCGGCGCGGGCGAACCGGGACCTGCTGCGGGGCGTGCTCGCGGCGGAGGGGTTCGTGAACCTGCCGGAGGAGTGGTGGCACTTCACGTACCGGCCGGAGCCGTTCCCCGACACCTACTTCGACTTTCCCGTCGAGGCGGTCAGGTCGCGGCCGGCTCCGGCGTGGGCTCGGTGAACGTCATCGCGTGCCGCACCACCGCGACGAGGACCTCCTTGACGGCCTCGCGCCGCCGGGCGTCCGTCATCAGCAGCGGTACCTCCGGGTCGAGGTCGAGCGCGGCCCGGACGGCCTCCGGGGGGTGCGCGTCGGCGCCCTCGAAACAGTTGACGGCGACCGCGAAGGGTATGCCGCGCCGCTCGAAGTAGTCGATGCACGCGAAGGAGTCCTCCAGGCGGCGGGTGTCGACCAGGACCACCGCCCCGAGGGCGCCCTGCGCCAGTTCGTCCCAGAGGAACCAGAAGCGGTCCTGCCCCGGCGTGCCGAACAGGTACAGCACCAGGTCGTCGCGGAGGGTGATCCGGCCGAAGTCCATGGCCACGGTCGTCGTGGACTTGGACTCGACACCGGCCAGGTCGTCGACCGGCCGGCTCGCCTCGGTCAGGTTCTCCTCGGTGCGCAGCGGCCGGATCTCGCTCACCGACCCGACCAGCGTGGTCTTGCCCACCCCGAACCCGCCCGCGACCAGGATCTTCAGCGTCACCGGCTCGACCGGCGGCGGACCCTTGCGGCTAGAGCGCCCGAAGGCCATTGATCACCTCACGCAGAATGCTCACGTCCGGCAGCTCGGCCGGCGGAACGGGACGGGTTACGTGGACCAGTTCGTCCTCGACGAGGTCGCCGACCAGGACACGGACCACCCCGACGGGCAGGTCCATCCCGGCGGCGAGCTCGGCGATCGACTGGGGGTACTCGCCGCAGCGCTCGACGATCTCCACGTGTTCCGGGGAGAGTGTCTCGTCGCGGCCCGGGTCGTCGGCGGCGGGCTCGGGCACGACCAGCGCGATCAGGTCGAGCCGGTGACGGGTGGGGCTGGTGGTGCGTCCGCGGGTCATCGCGTACGGGCGCACCACCGGCCCCGCCTCGTCGTCGAACCAGTGGTGCGCGTCGCCGGTGCGGCGTGCGCGTCTCAGCTGTCCGGCCGATGCGTCGCTCACGGCATCCCCCCTCACCCGCCGGTGGTCAGGCCGGAGCGGGGGGCGGTCGCCAGGTGGGCGCCGACGCGCTTCACCATGAGCGTCATCTCGTAGGCGACGAGGCCCACGTCGGAGTCGGCGTCGGCGAGGACGGCGAGGCAGCTTCCGTCACCCGCGGCGGTGACGAAGAGGAACGCCTCGTCCAGTTCGACGACGGTCTGGCGGACCTGGCCCGCGTCGAAGTGGCGGCCCACGCCCTTGGCGAGGCTGTGGAAGCCGGAGGCGACGGCGGCCAGGTGCTCGCTGTCCTCGCGGCTGAGGTCCTTGGAACCGCCCGTGGGCAGGCCGTCGCTGGAGAGGACCAGGGCCTTGCGGATGGAGCCGACCCGCTCGACCAGTTCGTCGAGGAGCCAGTTCAGCTCGCCGGTTGAGTTGGATGCTGCGGTGTTCGGTGCGGTCATCGACCGTCCCCCTCCGGTGTCGTTCCTGGTGCTGTCTCGGTACGGGCGCGCTGCCAGCCTCGCTGCATCGCGGCCATGCGGTTGCGGACCTGCTGGGCGTCGCGCTCCGTGCCGCGGGGCTCCGCCGGGGCGGAGCGCCCCGCGGCCGGTTCGGCCTGTTCCCTGAGCTGCGGGACGAGACTGGCCTGGCGTACGCGGCGGGGCAGGCCGCCGGAAGGCGGGGCGGTCTCGTCGGACGGGGGCGCGGGGGCGGGTGCGGGGGCGCCGGTGTCCGGGGGGCGGCGGTCGCCTCGGCCGGCGGCTCGGGGCGCGGCCGGGGCCGGGGCCGGGGCGCCGTCGGGGGCCTCGCCGGGGCGGTCGCCGCCGTGGTCGGCGCGGTCGCCGGGGACGGGGCGGTCGGCGCCGTTCGGCTGGCGGGTGGCGCGGGCGTCGCGCAGGGGCCCGCCGGGACCGGGGGCGCCGTCGGCGTCCGGGGAGTCCGGAGTGTCCGCGGTGTCCACGCGGCGGCCGTGGCGGGCCACGAGGGCGGGCTTGCGGCGGGGCAGCGGTACCGGCTGGGCGAGGTGCTCGGCCGTGCCGTCGGGCGTCTGCTCCCGCTCGGCGTGGCGCAGGTGCCGGGCGGGCCGGCCGGGCTCCTCGTGGTGGTCCTGGCCCTCGCCGTGCGGGGCGTCGGCGGGCCGCAGCGGCGGGCGGGGGCGGAAGAGTCCGTGGCCGGGATCCTCGTCGTCCCGCCGGTCGTGGCCGAGGGCGGCGGGCAGGTCGTCGAGGAGGTCGAGCGGTCCGTCCAGTTCGATCGGGCCGTCGAGGAGGGAGGACACCTGCGTGAGCGCGGTCCGCCGGTTGGGCGCGTCGGCGGCGCGGCGGTCGGGCGTCTTGCGGTCCAGCCGGAAGCCGGACCCCTGTGTCTCGGGGGCCTCGGTGAGCAGGTCGGCCGGGATGAACACGACGGCCGTCGTCCCGCCGTACGGGGAGGGCTGGAGCGAGACCTTCACGTGCTGGCGCCGGGCGAGGCGGCTGACCACGAAGAGGCCCAGCCGGTCGGTGTCGGACAGCTCGAACTCGGGTGTCTCGGCGAGGCGGAGGTTCGCGTCGAGCAGGTCCTCCTGGGACATGCCGAGCCCCCGGTCGTGGATCTCCAGGGTGAAGCCGTTGGTGACGCGTTCCCCCTGCACCTGGACGGCCGTGTGGGGCGGCGAGAAGACCGTCGCGTTCTCGAGGAGTTCGGCGACGAGGTGGGTGAGGTCCGCGACGGCGGGCCCGGCCACGCCGATGCGCGGCAGGCGCCGCACCTCGATGCGCTCGTAGTCCTCGACCTCCGCGACGGCCGCGCGGACCACGTCCATCAGCTGGACGGGTTTGCGCCACTGCCGGGAGGG is a window encoding:
- a CDS encoding glycoside hydrolase family 31 protein, whose amino-acid sequence is MSGRELVRSMWVFGRVRGPRALRSVWRQRRADAAGLPRRGPERARVPGRVVGAEPLPGGGIVRFARSELRVCVTAGAAVFWGWDGAEPLPSYALAGEVPEPDGRVVLEPDTEGGWRVVAERVTVAVSRNGAVEVRTPGGVVLRRELPPRWWEPVGGGGARWVQRSEVPADARFFGLGGRAAGPRLPEGTYRLWNSDPRGAFGPGTDPLYLTMPVQWVVADAGTHLAFYDSTWDGRVSLREGGEGAGSGHDRPGLSEVRMDGGPLRCWVVVGSPARIAHGWAQLTGAPAVPPSWALGPQHARWGFGSAEEVRRVVAGYRERGLPLSAVHLDIDHYEGHRVFTVDRERFPDLPGLAAELRERGVRLVSIVDPAVKAEPGGAVYGSGARVGARGAFVRDARGEVVRGVVWPGECVYPDFTDPQVRRWWGGLYAERLEQGFSGVWHDMNEPVSFTPFGDMTLPRSARHSLEGRGGDHREAHNVYGLAMARAGYEGLARLRPEERPFLFSRSGWAGMQRYGGTWSGDVATGWPGLRASLALVLGLGLCGVPYSGPDVGGFDGHPSPELYLRWLQLGAWLPLFRTHSAIDAGRREPWEFGAEALEHAREAMAERERLRPYFVTLARLARLTGAPYARPLWWAAPEDRRLRDCGDAFLLGDALLVAPVLARGARRRVVRLPRGRWYDVATERAYEGPGLVLVDAPLSRVPVLARAGAVVPVRGAGGAVELEVWAPASDRAGGGLLVRDTGDGWDPAEVERYVSRWKGGEVRVERVTGEGTVAVGPEGVRVRGLGGAG
- a CDS encoding NUDIX domain-containing protein, giving the protein MHPTHCAHCGTPFADPDGPWPRTCPSCAIPTYRNPLPVAVALLPVTGPRGTGLVVITRTIEPERGGVALPGGFIDHAEDWRGAVVRELCEETGIEAPAHDVRLADAMSSPGGHLLLFGLLPERPASALPPSAPTAETSGHHILYAPARLAFPLHTEAARKWFAGHYAHPSR
- a CDS encoding M15 family metallopeptidase, yielding MKGTAAGARGAVAAVVLGALALAPPAAGTVAGPAAVREAASGGGVLGGRALGGDVGGGDVGGGSGLAGAAGSGAVRGGTAGGVVAEGAGAGTFVELRAVDPTVLQEMRYATAHTFVGTPVDGYRAPVCLLTRPAARALHRAQARLLRRGLSLKVYDCYRPQRAVDHFVRWARDPADQRMKAAFYPRVDKARLFADGYVAERSGHSRGSTVDVTLVRLPREPARPYVPGEPLVDCTAPREARFPDDSVDMGTAFDCFDPLSHTDDPRVRGAARANRDLLRGVLAAEGFVNLPEEWWHFTYRPEPFPDTYFDFPVEAVRSRPAPAWAR
- a CDS encoding GTP-binding protein yields the protein MAFGRSSRKGPPPVEPVTLKILVAGGFGVGKTTLVGSVSEIRPLRTEENLTEASRPVDDLAGVESKSTTTVAMDFGRITLRDDLVLYLFGTPGQDRFWFLWDELAQGALGAVVLVDTRRLEDSFACIDYFERRGIPFAVAVNCFEGADAHPPEAVRAALDLDPEVPLLMTDARRREAVKEVLVAVVRHAMTFTEPTPEPAAT
- a CDS encoding DUF742 domain-containing protein: MSDASAGQLRRARRTGDAHHWFDDEAGPVVRPYAMTRGRTTSPTRHRLDLIALVVPEPAADDPGRDETLSPEHVEIVERCGEYPQSIAELAAGMDLPVGVVRVLVGDLVEDELVHVTRPVPPAELPDVSILREVINGLRAL
- a CDS encoding roadblock/LC7 domain-containing protein, yielding MTAPNTAASNSTGELNWLLDELVERVGSIRKALVLSSDGLPTGGSKDLSREDSEHLAAVASGFHSLAKGVGRHFDAGQVRQTVVELDEAFLFVTAAGDGSCLAVLADADSDVGLVAYEMTLMVKRVGAHLATAPRSGLTTGG